In Pyrus communis chromosome 1, drPyrComm1.1, whole genome shotgun sequence, the following are encoded in one genomic region:
- the LOC137746993 gene encoding pentatricopeptide repeat-containing protein At1g09900-like, whose product MKPTSLPRILQKQQGNDIKRISKTAAHCHPPPPLHSFFFQPSAVCTLSYVILLLFGNEGSSLCSGVDRVRTRKTGNFGARVCGKVGLTTPDYRRLFVGSRARFLALPDGIQCRIQDGYQKHRQKRVLAVSKVETFSSNGRLQNVEYTPHGGLNGMDSSNGFEEFESNNQLRRLVRNGELEEGFKFLENMLYHGDMPDIIACTSLIRGFCKSGKTRKATRIMNILEESGAILDVITYNVLISGYCKAGEIDNALRVLDRMSVSPDVVTYNTILRTLCDSGKLKQAMEVLDRQLQRECYPDVITYTILIEATCKESGVEQAMKLLDEMRSKGCKPDVVTYNVLINGICKEGRLDEAIKFLNDMPSSDCQPNVITHNIVLRSMCSTGRWMDAEKLLAEMVHRGCSPSVVTFNILINFLCRKGLLGRAIDILEKMPKHGCTPNSLSYNPLLHGFCKEKKMDRAIEYLDIMVSRGCYPDIVTYNTLLTALCKDGKVDSAVEILNQLSSKGCSPVLITYNTVIDGLSKVGKTERALELLHEMRKKGLKPDVITYSSLVGGLSREGKVDEAIKFVHDLEDSGVKPNAITFNSIMLGLCKAKQTGRAIDFLAYMVSKGCQPTEVTYTILIEGIAYEGLTKEALDLLNELCYRGVVKKSSAEQVAVKM is encoded by the exons ATGAAGCCCACTTCGTTACCCCGCATTTTGCAGAAGCAACAAGGTAACGACATAAAACGGATAAGCAAAACGGCGGCACATTGTCACCCACCACCGCCTCTTCACTCTTTCTTCTTTCAACCCTCTGCTGTCTGCACCCTCTCTTATGTAATACTCCTTCTGTTTGGAAACGAAGGTAGCTCACTCTGCTCTgg AGTTGATAGGGTGAGGACAAGAAAGACTGGTAATTTTGGAGCTAGGGTCTGTGGTAAGGTTGGTCTCACCACTCCCGATTATCGGAGGCTCTTTGTGGGCAGCAGAGCTCGGTTTCTTGCTCTCCCCGATGGCATTCAGTGTAGGATACAGGACGGTTACCAGAAACATAGGCAAAAGCGTGTACTTGCTGTGTCGAAAGTCGAAACTTTTAGTTCCAATGGTAGGCTGCAGAATGTTGAGTATACCCCACATGGGGGTTTGAATGGAATGGACTCTTCCAATGGTTTTGAGGAATTCGAGAGTAATAATCAGCTTCGTAGGCTGGTTAGAAATGGGGAATTAGAAGAGGGGTTTAAGTTTCTAGAGAACATGCTTTATCATGGTGATATGCCGGATATTATTGCGTGTACGAGTTTAATCAGGGGGTTTTGTAAGAGTGGAAAGACAAGGAAGGCGACGCGGATTATGAACATTCTAGAAGAATCTGGGGCTATCCTTGATGTTATAACTTACAATGTCTTGATCAGTGGCTACTGCAAGGCTGGTGAGATTGATAATGCTTTGAGGGTTTTGGACCGAATGAGTGTTTCTCCAGATGTTGTTACGTACAATACAATCTTGCGTACTTTATGTGATAGTGGGAAATTGAAGCAAGCGATGGAAGTTCTTGATCGACAGCTGCAAAGGGAGTGTTATCCAGATGTGATTACGTATACCATACTGATTGAAGCAACTTGCAAGGAAAGTGGGGTTGAGCAGGCGATGAAGCTTTTGGATGAGATGAGGAGCAAAGGATGCAAGCCTGATGTGGTCACTTATAATGTTCTTATCAACGGGATATGCAAGGAAGGAAGGTTGGATGAAGCAATCAAATTCTTGAACGACATGCCGTCATCTGATTGCCAACCAAATGTCATTACCCACAATATTGTTTTGCGTAGCATGTGCAGCACTGGCAGGTGGATGGATGCTGAAAAACTATTAGCTGAAATGGTTCACAGAGGCTGTTCTCCTAGTGTTGTTACTTTCAATATCTTGATTAACTTCTTGTGCCGGAAGGGCTTGTTGGGTAGAGCAATTGACATTTTGGAGAAGATGCCTAAGCATGGCTGTACTCCAAATTCCTTGAGTTACAACCCATTGCTTCACGGATTTTGCAAGGAAAAGAAGATGGATAGGGCGATTGAGTATTTGGATATAATGGTTTCTCGGGGCTGTTATCCAGACATTGTGACCTACAATACTTTGCTTACAGCTTTGTGCAAAGATGGAAAGGTTGATAGCGCTGTTGAGATACTTAATCAACTAAGTAGCAAGGGTTGCTCTCCTGTTCTAATCACATACAATACAGTGATTGATGGGCTCTCAAAGGTGGGGAAAACAGAACGTGCCTTAGAACTTTTGCATGAGATGCGCAAAAAGGGTTTAAAGCCTGATGTAATTACTTATTCTTCTCTTGTGGGAGGGCTTAGCAGAGAAGGAAAGGTTGATGAAGCAATTAAGTTTGTCCATGATTTGGAAGATTCGGGCGTCAAGCCCAATGCTATCACTTTTAACTCCATCATGTTGGGTCTTTGCAAGGCTAAGCAAACTGGTCGTGCAATTGATTTCCTCGCTTATATGGTATCTAAAGGATGTCAACCTACTGAAGTAACATACACCATTCTCATTGAAGGCATAGCTTATGAAGGATTAACAAAAGAGGCTTTGGATTTATTGAATGAACTCTGCTATAGAGGGGTTGTGAAGAAAAGCTCTGCTGAACAGGTGGCAGTCAAGATGTAG